In Paracoccus aminophilus JCM 7686, a single window of DNA contains:
- a CDS encoding hybrid sensor histidine kinase/response regulator encodes MTRKEMPAIALAMVPLLTAPVVVFSFWFAFQPNSLKGTFFFILFSVAFAWYLLGGAYGLRHLIQAANDRRELRGLRADLLGLPEAAFVAMPDGLILAQNNVLMDHLGDLVGRQVQEALGRSIANPDAVWRTLGVALGRRGQSRIDLGAAGTFVVTRKAGAHLQLWRFAPSVEPVSVEPPPQRQSDVIQFDELPVALLLLDAKATIMRANEAARDMLGRDLQGRPLAMLLEGPGRPLADWVGDACAGRMQVGAEVLRARDQGPEHFVQVTLKGGQGDCVTAVLSDASDLKRLEAQFVQSQKMQAIGQLAGGVAHDFNNLLTAISGHCDLLMLRHDKGDPDYADVDQISQNANRAAALVGQLLAYSRKQTLRLQLVDLRDSLSDLTHLLNRLVGEKIVLTFHHDPKLSLIRADKRQLEQVIMNLVVNARDAMPEGGDIAITTANITTDGPIISGHAQLLPGNYVRVEVRDQGTGIPVEHMGKVFEPFFSTKRTGEGTGLGLSTAYGIVKQTGGYIFCDSEIGEGTTFSLYFPAHAGEVADPDPDQAVSPRPSAAMLPRIEKEVTVLLVEDEAPVRAFASRALQLQGFKVLEAACAEDALELLSDQRLNVDVFVTDVVMPGMDGPAWVRTALRDRPATRVIFMSGYSEQIFAEGGSPIPHAAFLAKPFSLSELTALVSKQLEPAPMREEPEVTIFAAPHLDHEMHSL; translated from the coding sequence ATGACACGAAAGGAAATGCCGGCGATCGCGCTGGCAATGGTGCCGTTATTGACGGCGCCGGTCGTGGTGTTTTCCTTCTGGTTCGCCTTCCAACCAAACAGCCTCAAGGGCACGTTTTTCTTCATCCTCTTCTCGGTGGCCTTTGCCTGGTATCTGCTCGGCGGAGCCTATGGTCTGCGCCATCTGATCCAAGCGGCGAATGATCGCCGGGAATTGCGGGGGTTGCGTGCCGATTTGCTCGGACTGCCGGAGGCTGCCTTTGTCGCGATGCCGGACGGGCTTATCCTCGCGCAGAACAATGTGTTGATGGATCATTTGGGCGATCTTGTCGGGCGTCAGGTGCAAGAGGCGCTGGGGCGCTCCATCGCCAATCCCGATGCGGTCTGGCGCACGCTGGGGGTCGCGCTGGGACGGCGCGGGCAGTCCCGGATTGATCTGGGCGCGGCGGGGACCTTTGTCGTCACGCGCAAGGCGGGGGCGCATTTGCAGCTCTGGCGTTTTGCTCCTTCGGTCGAACCGGTCAGCGTCGAGCCTCCGCCGCAAAGGCAAAGCGACGTTATCCAGTTCGACGAATTGCCGGTTGCGCTTTTGCTTCTGGACGCCAAGGCCACGATCATGCGCGCCAATGAGGCGGCAAGGGATATGCTCGGCCGTGACCTCCAGGGCCGCCCGCTCGCCATGCTTCTCGAAGGGCCGGGGCGGCCTCTGGCCGATTGGGTCGGCGATGCCTGCGCGGGTCGGATGCAGGTGGGCGCCGAGGTGCTTCGCGCGCGTGATCAGGGGCCTGAACATTTCGTGCAGGTGACGCTGAAAGGCGGGCAGGGCGATTGCGTGACGGCGGTTCTTTCTGACGCGAGCGATCTCAAGCGGCTTGAGGCGCAATTTGTCCAAAGCCAGAAAATGCAGGCGATTGGCCAACTTGCGGGCGGCGTCGCGCATGATTTCAACAACCTTTTGACGGCGATTAGCGGGCATTGCGATCTCTTGATGCTGCGCCACGACAAGGGCGATCCCGACTATGCCGATGTCGACCAGATTTCGCAAAACGCGAACCGGGCGGCGGCGCTGGTGGGCCAGCTTCTTGCCTATTCGCGCAAGCAGACCCTGAGGCTGCAGCTGGTCGATCTGCGCGACTCACTCTCGGATTTGACGCATCTGCTGAACCGGCTGGTGGGCGAGAAGATCGTGCTGACCTTTCACCATGATCCGAAGCTCAGCCTGATCCGCGCGGACAAACGCCAGCTTGAGCAGGTCATTATGAATCTCGTGGTGAACGCGCGCGATGCTATGCCCGAGGGCGGCGATATCGCGATCACCACGGCCAATATCACGACCGACGGCCCGATCATCTCTGGCCATGCCCAGCTGCTGCCCGGCAATTATGTTCGTGTCGAGGTCAGGGATCAGGGTACGGGCATCCCGGTCGAGCATATGGGCAAGGTCTTCGAGCCGTTCTTCTCGACCAAACGCACTGGTGAGGGAACTGGCCTTGGCCTCTCGACGGCTTATGGCATCGTCAAGCAAACTGGCGGCTATATTTTCTGCGACAGTGAGATCGGGGAAGGCACGACCTTCTCTCTCTATTTCCCGGCCCATGCCGGTGAGGTCGCGGACCCCGATCCCGATCAGGCCGTGAGCCCCCGTCCGAGCGCGGCGATGTTGCCACGGATCGAGAAAGAGGTCACCGTGCTTTTGGTCGAGGATGAGGCCCCGGTCCGCGCTTTTGCCAGCCGGGCGCTGCAGCTTCAGGGTTTCAAGGTGTTGGAGGCTGCTTGCGCCGAAGACGCGTTGGAGCTTTTGTCGGACCAGCGGCTCAATGTCGATGTCTTCGTGACTGATGTCGTCATGCCGGGCATGGATGGGCCAGCCTGGGTTCGAACCGCTCTTCGCGACCGTCCGGCAACCCGCGTGATCTTCATGTCGGGTTACAGCGAGCAGATCTTTGCAGAAGGCGGCTCGCCCATCCCTCATGCCGCGTTTTTGGCCAAGCCCTTCTCACTGAGCGAGCTGACGGCATTGGTCAGCAAACAGCTTGAGCCTGCGCCGATGCGGGAGGAGCCAGAGGTGACGATTTTTGCCGCCCCGCATCTGGATCACGAGATGCACAGTCTTTGA
- a CDS encoding RsmB/NOP family class I SAM-dependent RNA methyltransferase, with amino-acid sequence MTPAARISAAITILDRVLGGEPAEAALIRWSRASRYAGSGDRAAVRDLVFDSLRRLRSRATLGGAMTGRGVLLGACREAGRDPAEIFSGEGHAPAVLTEAELALGRAPAGAEALDLPDWMLGEWQASLGDQAEAVAEAMRTRAPVWLRVNPRKADPKAAQAALAAEGILTETSPLLETALEVREGSRKLANAQAYREGLVELQDLSPQLACAALPLTGSVLDFCAGGGGKALALAGRGAASVSAHDIDRARMANLPERARRAGGTIRLVPPGKAAGRFDLVVADVPCSGSGTWRRTPDQKWRLTEADLERLGGLQTQILDQSAEVVAAEGHLAYMTCSVFARENQDQVQAFLSRNSGFVLEKVTEYSPLTASDGFFCAILRRN; translated from the coding sequence ATGACCCCCGCCGCCCGTATCTCTGCCGCCATCACCATTCTCGACCGCGTTCTGGGCGGAGAGCCCGCCGAAGCCGCGCTGATCCGCTGGTCGCGCGCCAGCCGCTATGCCGGTTCCGGCGATCGCGCGGCGGTGCGCGATCTCGTCTTTGATAGCCTGCGCCGTTTGCGCTCGCGCGCGACCTTGGGGGGCGCGATGACGGGGCGTGGGGTGCTGCTTGGCGCGTGTCGCGAGGCAGGACGCGACCCCGCCGAGATCTTTAGCGGAGAGGGTCATGCGCCTGCGGTCTTGACCGAAGCCGAGCTTGCACTGGGCCGCGCGCCCGCAGGCGCCGAGGCGCTCGATCTGCCCGACTGGATGCTGGGGGAATGGCAGGCCTCGCTCGGCGATCAGGCCGAAGCTGTGGCCGAGGCGATGCGCACCCGCGCTCCCGTCTGGCTGCGCGTGAACCCACGCAAGGCCGACCCCAAAGCGGCGCAGGCGGCGCTTGCGGCGGAGGGCATCCTGACCGAAACCTCGCCGCTGCTGGAGACCGCGCTTGAGGTGCGGGAGGGCAGCCGCAAACTCGCGAATGCCCAGGCCTATCGCGAGGGTTTGGTCGAGCTGCAAGATCTCTCGCCCCAGCTTGCCTGCGCGGCTTTGCCCCTTACGGGAAGTGTCCTTGATTTCTGCGCGGGCGGGGGCGGCAAGGCCTTGGCTTTGGCCGGGCGCGGCGCGGCCTCGGTGAGCGCCCATGACATCGACCGCGCCCGCATGGCCAACCTGCCCGAGCGCGCGCGTCGTGCCGGGGGCACGATCCGTCTGGTGCCGCCCGGCAAGGCTGCGGGCCGGTTCGATCTGGTTGTGGCCGATGTGCCCTGTTCCGGCTCGGGAACCTGGCGGCGCACGCCCGACCAGAAATGGCGGCTGACCGAAGCGGATCTCGAGCGGCTTGGCGGACTTCAGACGCAAATCCTTGACCAAAGCGCAGAGGTGGTCGCGGCTGAGGGGCATCTTGCCTATATGACCTGCTCGGTGTTTGCCCGTGAAAATCAGGATCAGGTGCAGGCGTTTTTGAGCAGGAATTCCGGCTTTGTTCTGGAGAAAGTGACCGAATATTCGCCTCTGACCGCATCAGATGGATTTTTCTGCGCAATTTTGCGGCGAAATTAA